In a genomic window of Punica granatum isolate Tunisia-2019 chromosome 6, ASM765513v2, whole genome shotgun sequence:
- the LOC116210762 gene encoding uncharacterized protein LOC116210762 isoform X2, protein MAEKRTQIAILGAGIFVRSQYIPRLSEISDLVLVKAIWSRTEESARGAVDIARKHFPEVECKWGDEGLEEIIRDESIPAVAVVLAGQTQVDMSLRLLKAGKHVLQEKPAAASTTEIEMALASYNSILANSPGQPIWALAENYRFEPAFVEGKSLLAEIGDMMTVQVIVEGSMNSSNPYFSSSWRRNFSGGFILDMGVHFIAGLRMLVGCEITSVSATTSHVDLNLPPPDIISSAFQLENGCPGVFVMVVSSQSPKIFWRVVGLKGTVQVDRGTQDGRHGYVVSFYGADGQCKSTFYPFSGVTEELKAFLHDVSTVTVKKESGYKAEPRCSFVEGARDVAVLLAMLDSGNKRGELVPVTKY, encoded by the exons ATGGCGGAGAAGAGAACTCAGATCGCCATCCTCGGAGCCGGCATCTTCGTCCGTTCTCAGTACATCCCCAGGCTCTCCGAGATCTCCGATCTCGTCCTCGTCAAGGCCATCTGGAGCCGCACCGAG GAGTCAGCGAGAGGAGCAGTTGACATTGCCAGAAAGCACTTTCCGGAAGTGGAGTGCAAGTGGGGGGACGAGGGTCTTGAAGAGATTATAAGAGATGAATCAATCCCTGCTGTTGCTGTAGTCTTGGCTGGACAGACTCAG GTTGATATGTCACTGAGGCTGCTAAAAGCGGGAAAGCATGTTCTTCAAG AAAAACCCGCGGCAGCTT CTACTACTGAGATAGAAATGGCTCTGGCAAGCTACAATTCTATTTTGGCAAACTCGCCTGGTCAACCAATTTGGGCTTTGGCAGAGAATTATCGTTTTGAACCTGCATTTGTTGAG GGCAAAAGTTTATTGGCTGAAATTGGAGACATGATGACTGTCCAAGTAATTGTTGAAGGATCAATGAACAGTTCCAACCCATACTTCTCTAGCTCATGGAGGCGCAATTTTAGT GGCGGTTTCATACTTGACATGGGAGTGCATTTTATTGCTGGGTTGAGGATG CTCGTTGGATGTGAGATCACCTCTGTGTCCGCTACAACCTCTCATGTGGACTTGAATTTACCTCCACCAGATATCATATCCTCTGCCTT TCAACTGGAAAATGGATGTCCCGGAGTTTTTGTAATGGTGGTATCTTCCCAGTCGCCCAAG ATATTCTGGCGGGTCGTTGGGTTGAAGGGAACTGTGCAGGTTGATCGTGGGACCCAAGACGGGAGACATGGTTATGTG GTTTCCTTCTATGGCGCCGATGGTCAGTGCAAGAGCACCTTCTATCCTTTCAGCGGAGTGACTGAAGAACTAAAAGCCTTTCTACATGATGTATCGACAGTGACGGTCAAG aAGGAGAGTGGATATAAAGCCGAGCCACGCTGCTCATTTGTTGAAGGAGCTCGGGATGTTGCTGTGCTGCTCGCAATGCTCGACTCAGGAAATAAACGCGGAGAATTAGTCCCTGTGACCAAATACTAG
- the LOC116210762 gene encoding uncharacterized protein LOC116210762 isoform X1, whose protein sequence is MAEKRTQIAILGAGIFVRSQYIPRLSEISDLVLVKAIWSRTEESARGAVDIARKHFPEVECKWGDEGLEEIIRDESIPAVAVVLAGQTQVDMSLRLLKAGKHVLQEKPAAASTTEIEMALASYNSILANSPGQPIWALAENYRFEPAFVEGKSLLAEIGDMMTVQVIVEGSMNSSNPYFSSSWRRNFSGGFILDMGVHFIAGLRMLVGCEITSVSATTSHVDLNLPPPDIISSAFQLENGCPGVFVMVVSSQSPKIFWRVVGLKGTVQVDRGTQDGRHGYVVSFYGADGQCKSTFYPFSGVTEELKAFLHDVSTVTVKVKESGYKAEPRCSFVEGARDVAVLLAMLDSGNKRGELVPVTKY, encoded by the exons ATGGCGGAGAAGAGAACTCAGATCGCCATCCTCGGAGCCGGCATCTTCGTCCGTTCTCAGTACATCCCCAGGCTCTCCGAGATCTCCGATCTCGTCCTCGTCAAGGCCATCTGGAGCCGCACCGAG GAGTCAGCGAGAGGAGCAGTTGACATTGCCAGAAAGCACTTTCCGGAAGTGGAGTGCAAGTGGGGGGACGAGGGTCTTGAAGAGATTATAAGAGATGAATCAATCCCTGCTGTTGCTGTAGTCTTGGCTGGACAGACTCAG GTTGATATGTCACTGAGGCTGCTAAAAGCGGGAAAGCATGTTCTTCAAG AAAAACCCGCGGCAGCTT CTACTACTGAGATAGAAATGGCTCTGGCAAGCTACAATTCTATTTTGGCAAACTCGCCTGGTCAACCAATTTGGGCTTTGGCAGAGAATTATCGTTTTGAACCTGCATTTGTTGAG GGCAAAAGTTTATTGGCTGAAATTGGAGACATGATGACTGTCCAAGTAATTGTTGAAGGATCAATGAACAGTTCCAACCCATACTTCTCTAGCTCATGGAGGCGCAATTTTAGT GGCGGTTTCATACTTGACATGGGAGTGCATTTTATTGCTGGGTTGAGGATG CTCGTTGGATGTGAGATCACCTCTGTGTCCGCTACAACCTCTCATGTGGACTTGAATTTACCTCCACCAGATATCATATCCTCTGCCTT TCAACTGGAAAATGGATGTCCCGGAGTTTTTGTAATGGTGGTATCTTCCCAGTCGCCCAAG ATATTCTGGCGGGTCGTTGGGTTGAAGGGAACTGTGCAGGTTGATCGTGGGACCCAAGACGGGAGACATGGTTATGTG GTTTCCTTCTATGGCGCCGATGGTCAGTGCAAGAGCACCTTCTATCCTTTCAGCGGAGTGACTGAAGAACTAAAAGCCTTTCTACATGATGTATCGACAGTGACGGTCAAGGTG aAGGAGAGTGGATATAAAGCCGAGCCACGCTGCTCATTTGTTGAAGGAGCTCGGGATGTTGCTGTGCTGCTCGCAATGCTCGACTCAGGAAATAAACGCGGAGAATTAGTCCCTGTGACCAAATACTAG
- the LOC116210759 gene encoding pentatricopeptide repeat-containing protein At3g62890-like, whose protein sequence is MKRCFSTVRTPLNGQTSLPLLDSCKSINHVWQVHAQMVVSSHILSPVSANKLLKLLTESSFGSLSYAQQVFDRIPGRNRDVFLYNTMIKAHSLTNGSANNAVLLFRSMLRNCPFGPNRYTFVFLFRACGNSLGVCDGEQVRAHGIKAGLEGNLFVTNALIGMYADWGLVDEARRVFDWSLSRDMFSWNIMASGYVRSGKLDEAKEFFEQMPERDVVSWSSVISGYVQAGCFLEALDLFHEMLRSGAKPNQFTLVSALSACANLVALDQGRWIHVFIGKNEIKMNERLLASLIDMYAKCAEVEFASKVFSSARGLRGKVWPWNAMIGGFAMHGKCEEAIETFKQMEVERVCPNKVTFVSLLNACSHGNMVNEGRRYFRMMESAYGIKPEIEHYGCMVDLLGRAGLLDEAEDIISSLQMTPDAAIWGALLGACRIHKDVERAERIGKIIQELDPNHIGCQVLLSNVYSASGRWKEARTLREKVESIGRTKTPGCSSIELNGAFHQFLVGDRAHPQTRQIYLFLDEMGTKLKTAGYVPEVSEVLLDIDDEEDKKTALSRHSEKLAIAFGIMNTPPGATIRIVKNLRVCGDCHQATKFISKVYSREIIVRDRTRFHHFKDGVCSCKDYW, encoded by the exons ATGAAACGCTGTTTCTCAACCGTCAGAACGCCGTTAAACGGCCAAACCTCTCTGCCGCTCCTCGATTCATGCAAATCCATTAACCATGTCTGGCAAGTCCATGCCCAGATGGTGGTGTCGAGCCACATCCTCAGCCCCGTCTCGGCAAACAAGCTGCTGAAGCTCCTCACTGAGTCCAGCTTCGGGTCCTTGAGCTATGCCCAGCAAGTGTTCGATCGAATTCCGGGCCGAAACCGCGATGTCTTCCTGTACAATACGATGATCAAAGCCCATTCCTTGACGAACGGTTCGGCTAACAATGCTGTGTTGTTGTTCAGATCCATGCTGAGGAATTGCCCTTTCGGGCCGAATAGGTACACGTTCGTGTTCCTCTTCCGGGCGTGTGGGAACAGTCTGGGAGTTTGTGATGGGGAGCAAGTTCGGGCCCATGGGATTAAAGCTGGGTTGGAGGGTAATCTGTTTGTTACGAATGCATTGATTGGGATGTATGCGGACTGGGGATTGGTGGATGAGGCCAGGCGGGTGTTTGATTGGAGTCTGAGTCGGGACATGTTCTCGTGGAATATAATGGCTAGCGGGTACGTCCGGTCAGGGAAGTTGGATGAAGCTAAGGAGTTCTTTGAGCAAATGCCGGAACGAGACGTCGTTTCGTGGAGCAGTGTGATTTCCGGTTATGTTCAG GCAGGTTGTTTCTTGGAGGCCCTGGACCTATTCCATGAGATGCTGCGGAGTGGGGCCAAACCTAATCAATTCACGCTGGTTAGCGCTCTTTCAGCCTGTGCCAACCTAGTGGCATTAGACCAGGGAAGATGGATCCATGTTTTCATTGGCAAGAATGAGATTAAGATGAACGAACGGCTCCTTGCTAGTCTGATTGACATGTATGCAAAATGTGCGGAGGTAGAATTTGCGTCCAAGGTTTTCTCCAGTGCACGTGGTCTGAGGGGGAAGGTATGGCCTTGGAATGCCATGATTGGTGGGTTTGCGATGCACGGGAAGTGTGAGGAAGCTATTGAAACATTCAAGCAGATGGAGGTTGAAAGGGTTTGTCCCAACAAAGTCACGTTTGTCTCATTGCTAAATGCTTGCAGCCATGGGAACATGGTCAATGAGGGGAGACGATATTTCAGAATGATGGAAAGTGCTTATGGCATCAAGCCGGAGATTGAGCATTATGGGTGTATGGTAGATTTACTTGGTCGGGCAGGGCTTTTAGACGAAGCTGAGGACATAATCTCAAGCTTGCAGATGACTCCTGATGCGGCGATATGGGGTGCCTTGCTTGGAGCCTGTAGAATCCATAAAGATGTTGAGCGGGCAGAGAGGATCGGAAAAATCATTCAAGAATTGGACCCAAACCACATAGGTTGTCAAGTTTTGCTATCTAATGTGTACTCTGCTTCTGGGAGATGGAAGGAAGCTAGAACTTTAAGGGAGAAGGTCGAATCAATCGGGAGGACAAAAACACCAGGTTGCAGCTCGATTGAGCTGAATGGTGCGTTCCATCAGTTCCTCGTGGGTGATCGTGCCCATCCTCAGACCAGGCAGATTTATTTGTTCTTGGACGAAATGGGAACAAAGTTGAAGACTGCAGGATATGTTCCTGAAGTCAGTGAAGTTTTGCTTGATATAGATGATGAGGAAGATAAGAAGACAGCTCTATCGAGACACAGTGAGAAGCTGGCCATTGCTTTTGGAATAATGAATACCCCGCCAGGAGCTACAATTCGTATCGTGAAGAATTTGAGAGTTTGTGGAGATTGCCATCAAGCCACAAAGTTCATATCCAAGGTTTATTCTCGAGAGATAATCGTCAGAGACAGGACCAGGTTTCATCATTTCAAGGATGGAGTCTGTTCATGTAAAGATTATTGGTAG